A genomic stretch from Methanorbis rubei includes:
- a CDS encoding HAD family hydrolase: protein MTVAAVFDSAGTLLRTVRSVLSVSDHQVPDTCVETTTLTFQDPDRILVLLNLHSREIMQADPDGLLSEYLTETKTGFGISCGRQVIVSDAVGSILYQDTEARIADMQKVIRDCWMTVSKQSENFALNAGAIVNLRTEKIEFTIAAAGYPFPGVREMVATLHGMGVAVFIASGDRTAKLEMIADQIGIPRNRVHGVATPVTKAQIVQNLKAEYNVVVMTGDGINDLSAMKSADIAVLTVQQEGKRPEILYETADYVIDDICDTVRIVRGLVGGCEME, encoded by the coding sequence ATGACAGTGGCAGCGGTTTTTGACAGCGCGGGAACACTCCTCAGAACTGTGCGGAGCGTGCTCTCGGTTTCGGATCATCAGGTGCCGGATACCTGCGTTGAGACAACAACCCTGACCTTTCAGGACCCTGACCGGATTTTAGTTCTGCTGAACCTGCACTCGCGGGAGATTATGCAGGCTGATCCTGACGGACTGCTCTCTGAGTATCTCACCGAAACAAAAACCGGATTTGGCATCAGCTGCGGCAGGCAGGTGATCGTATCAGATGCTGTCGGAAGCATCCTCTATCAGGACACCGAAGCGAGAATTGCTGACATGCAGAAGGTCATCCGCGACTGCTGGATGACGGTCTCAAAACAGAGCGAGAACTTCGCGCTCAATGCAGGGGCGATTGTAAATCTCCGCACGGAAAAAATTGAGTTCACCATAGCAGCCGCAGGATACCCGTTTCCCGGCGTCCGCGAGATGGTGGCAACTCTGCATGGAATGGGAGTCGCCGTCTTCATCGCTTCAGGCGACCGGACCGCGAAACTCGAAATGATCGCAGATCAGATCGGCATTCCCAGAAACCGCGTGCACGGTGTTGCAACACCGGTCACCAAGGCGCAGATTGTGCAAAATCTCAAAGCCGAGTACAATGTGGTGGTGATGACCGGAGACGGAATCAACGACCTCTCTGCCATGAAGTCAGCAGACATCGCCGTCCTCACCGTTCAGCAGGAAGGAAAACGTCCTGAAATATTATATGAAACCGCAGATTACGTGATCGACGACATCTGTGATACGGTAAGAATTGTCAGAGGACTGGTTGGCGGCTGCGAGATGGAATAG